The genomic region AGGGGTCATCACCTCGTTGGTGGCACAACACATGTATTCCCTGCCTCCCTACGCATTCATGGCGCAGGACTACACGACTCAGGCAGCGTTATACACGCATCACCAGTACATTGCTGGATTCATCATGCTGGGGGCTTTTGCCCACGGAGCGATCTTCTGGGTACGAGACTACGATCCAGAGCAAAATAAGGGCAACGTATTAGAGCGGGTTCTGAAGCACAAAGAGGCGATTATCTCTCACCTATCTTGGGTATCGCTCTTTTTGGGTTTCCATACTCTAGGGCTTTACGTGCATAACGATGTCGTCGTTGCCTTCGGAACTCCCGAAAAGCAAATTTTAATCGAACCCGTGTTCGCCCAGTTCATTCAGGCTTCCCACGGTAAGGTTTTGTACGGCTTCGATACTCTATTGTCTAACCCAGATAGTATCGCTACAACAGCTTGGCCCAATCACGGTAACGTCTGGTTGCCTGGTTGGTTAGGTGCGATCAATGCTGGTACGAACTCTTTGTTCTTGACGATTGGTCCTGGTGACTTCTTGGTACACCACGCATTTGCCCTCGCTTTACACACAACCACGTTGGTATTAGTCAAAGGCGCTTTAGATGCCCGTGGTTCCAAGCTGATGCCAGACAAGAAAGACTTTGGCTATGCCTTCCCTTGTGATGGTCCCGGTCGGGGTGGCACTTGCGATATCTCTGCTTGGGACTCCTTCTACCTGGCTGCTTTCTGGATGCTGAACACGATTGGGTGGGTGACATTCTACTGGCACTGGAAGCATCTAGGAATTTGGCAAGGCAACGTAGCTCAGTTCAACGAGTCTTCGACATACCTGATGGGTTGGTTGCGCGATTACCTGTGGCTGTATTCAGCTCAGTTAATTAACGGCTATAACCCCTATGGCATGAATAACTTGTCTGTCTGGGCTTGGATGTTCCTATTGGGACACTTAGTATGGGCAACTGGTTTCATGTTCCTGATCTCTTGGCGCGGTTACTGGCAAGAATTGATCGAAACTTTAGTCTGGGCGCACGAACGGACACCTCTAGCGAATCTGATTCGCTGGAAAGACAAGCCTGTGGCTCTGTCAATTGTTCAAGCTCGCGTTGTGGGGTTAGCTCACTTTGCAGTTGGCTACGTCCTCACTTATGCTGCTTTCGTAATTGCTTCGACTGCTGGTAAGTTTGGTTAATCGAGCGTAGGGTAAATAAAATCCCCTACTTCACAAATAGGGGATTTTATTAATTGGTTAGTTATTAGTTATCGGTGGTTAGTTATAACTTCTGTCTCTTGTCTACTCAGTTTTAACTTTTAAATTTTGACTTTTGACTTTCTGAAGTTTTCTTCATAAATGAAGCTAGAAAATGAGTTGATGAGATGGTTCTTATTTTCTAAACCCCTTTTGTAGTTAAGTTTTAGTTTTTGAAAAACAATATGTAAAGGAATAAAACACAAAACGTTTTTTATCTTGTGGTCGGGACAATTTAAATTTTATCAAATCAGAGTAAATTGAATTTTGAGTCTGTTAGGATACTTGCCAAAGACAACGACGATCGCTCTTTTGCAGAGGCGATCGCGCCTCTAGAACGAACCATTAATAATGCTATGCAGTTCATCAAAGGTGACAAAACAAAAATCGAAATTAACCTGAGGCGGTTATTATTTACACTGGCGATCGCCTTGGTAATTTGGGGCAGTACAATTCCTACGGCTTCTGCGGCTAATAGCACTCTCGTACCTTGTAGCAAATCGCCAGCTTTTCAGGCGCGAATGAAAAATGCTCCTGATACCTATTACTTCAATAAGCCATTTAAGGCTTACGCAAAATACGAACTTTGCGGCACGGATGGTTTACCTCATTTGCCACTCGATCGCTTAGATCGAGCTACTGATGTTTTAGTTCCCATCGGTCTATTTTTGTACGTTGCTGGTTTTATCGGCTGGAGCGGTCGTTCTTATCTCCGTGCCACTAA from Chroococcidiopsis sp. SAG 2025 harbors:
- the psaB gene encoding photosystem I core protein PsaB, whose protein sequence is MATKFPKFSQDLAQDPTTRRIWYGIATAHDFESHDGMTEENLYQKIFATHFGHIAIIFLWASSLLFHVAWQGNFEQWTKDPLHVRPIAHAIWDPQFGKAAVDAFTQGGASYPVDISYSGVYHWWYTIGMRTNGDLYMGSVFLLVLASVFLLAGWLHLQPKFRPGLAWFKSAESRLNHHLAGLFGVSSLAWTGHLVHVAIPEARGQHVGWGNFLTTPPHPEGLTPFFTGKWAAYAANPDTANHVFGTSQGAGTAILTFLGGFHPQTQSLWLTDIAHHHLAIAVLFIVAGHMYRTNFGIGHSIKEMMNAKNFFGVPVEGPFNMPHQGIYDTYNNSLHFQLGWHLACLGVITSLVAQHMYSLPPYAFMAQDYTTQAALYTHHQYIAGFIMLGAFAHGAIFWVRDYDPEQNKGNVLERVLKHKEAIISHLSWVSLFLGFHTLGLYVHNDVVVAFGTPEKQILIEPVFAQFIQASHGKVLYGFDTLLSNPDSIATTAWPNHGNVWLPGWLGAINAGTNSLFLTIGPGDFLVHHAFALALHTTTLVLVKGALDARGSKLMPDKKDFGYAFPCDGPGRGGTCDISAWDSFYLAAFWMLNTIGWVTFYWHWKHLGIWQGNVAQFNESSTYLMGWLRDYLWLYSAQLINGYNPYGMNNLSVWAWMFLLGHLVWATGFMFLISWRGYWQELIETLVWAHERTPLANLIRWKDKPVALSIVQARVVGLAHFAVGYVLTYAAFVIASTAGKFG
- a CDS encoding Photosystem I reaction center subunit III, producing MNFESVRILAKDNDDRSFAEAIAPLERTINNAMQFIKGDKTKIEINLRRLLFTLAIALVIWGSTIPTASAANSTLVPCSKSPAFQARMKNAPDTYYFNKPFKAYAKYELCGTDGLPHLPLDRLDRATDVLVPIGLFLYVAGFIGWSGRSYLRATKSASDPEMKEIFIDLPLALQSISKAVLWPLLALQEFLSGDLTARDEEIPISPR